DNA sequence from the Nicotiana tomentosiformis chromosome 3, ASM39032v3, whole genome shotgun sequence genome:
GTGGACAAATTGAaagagaagcagaagcagaagcagcaCAGAAAAAAGTATTCTCTGGATAGATATAGACAGAGCCAAAACTTTTATAAGGGAGAATCCAAGATTAAGGACTTTACAAGATTTAAGAATATTAATAAAGGTACCAACTGGTAACCAAATTAAGGACTTTGTACTATTTTGCTATCTTCTGGCCCTTGCTTTTTTTTGGAAGCCGACAAATGAGAAACAGCACAGTTACTGTCCATCACTGTGACTGTTTCCACTTTCCACTCCATGTCGCTCACTTCAAGTTGCTATATAAAAATAGCTCTCTAGCTAGCTAATGTTATCAAGAGTTCTTGTTTGTTTACTCAATATTGAAATATATTGAAATggccttttcttttttctcttattGTTGATAAAAATATTAACTTTTTATCGTATTTGATTTTCCTATCTCTTAAAGGAAGGAGTAATATATTTATCATAATTGGATTTTCCTATTCTTAGAAGGAAACATAAATCTCTCATATTTGGCTGGTTCATTTTCTCGACACAAAAGttttggacttctataaattgaggatcttttcttctcattcaatagcatccacaatgtatggagtttgagagtcttgtttagggggGAGAACTTTTCGGGACAAGTGTTAATGTGCCACTTGTTTGCCTGTTTGTGAGGTTGTTTtttcgatattttgtactctcttctctttttatatagtggattgctcatttCCGTCCAATTGACCGAATCACGCTAAATGTTTGTGTCTCGTTTGGTATATTTGTGTTTTGCTATCTGATTTATCGTAGTTCAAGATTTATTTTGTTAGCTTCCACATTACACCTAATTACTTGATTCTAACAAAAATATGAATTACACACTCTAGGAGACAAGAGCCAAACAATTACAAATATAACTATCAGAAGTTTATTAAGGTAAGGACAGAATGCATGACAAAACTGGTAAGGCTACTCAAATAAGTCGTCACAGACAAATATTAAAAGGATACTTTTGAAATTTTAGcatttttgaccaaaaaaaactttaaaatttgGCACTTGTTTTATTACTTTGGTCATCCAATTGAGTTAATCtttattccttaaaaaaaaaCTAGTTTTAAAACTCATCGATCAGTTCCATTGTTACTCCCtttatttcaaattttatatttgtTACAATGGCTTATAATGTTGGTTTTGGTCGTTGACTTTTGTATAATAGATACAGATAAAAATTGTATGTAGAGAAGAATACATGTGAGTACGTTGACTATTTGCAACTCACAGCTCGGGAGTGTTTGGAATGATGTTGGTCATTTTCTAATGCTTGTTTACCAGAAAATGATTTCAAAGGAAAAACAATTTCTATCGAAAGAGGGAAATTGTTCCCTCATTTATGAGCTAAAGTCAATTTTCTTATAACTAAATTTTTAGCTTCATATTTTTGCTTCAATTAACATTTAGGCATCAATCTTTAAAATGCAATAGTTATATTGCAATACTTTTAATTTCAATTTGGTGCAGATTTATGTGTTCGGTATAACAGAAAACATTTCATAAAAATGTCTTTCTTCAATATATAGGTACAAATACATTGTTGTCAACTATAACTTACCTCAACTAATACATTGTTGTCAACATTTGATTGAATGTAAATTTTAACAAGTTGGTTTAACCATACTCATTTGGGTAGCTAGTAATTATCCTCATTATACCTTGTTAATAACAGATTAAGTGTCAAGTGATTGCACTTAATCAGATCCAAAATAGAAGGGAGACAACACCATGTGGTGAGTGGAAAACGAGGAAATATCAATTCTAGCCATCTAGTGTCACtcaaaactattttcaaaacatCAGTTTTATAGGATATACTAGtaattttcatgttttacatatttttatatcTAGCTTAAAACAGGAGAACATATTTTCCATACTAAAGGCACCTCGCTTCATTTCTCAGAAAACTAACATAAAACTTTAAGCTACGATTGGcaattcgatatatatataaaaacattAATAGTATGACCATATCTTATAAGCAAATAAAATAAGCATGCGGTTGTAAAACCTTCTAGCTAAAACAACAAGTACCCTGCGCCATTGACCCCACTCCAACCCTTTTCCCGCTCCACCAAAAAGAAAACGATAGCACTACTTATGTTATTTTCAGCAAAGAAATATAATGAAAAAAGATGTGGTAGTGAATGAGAAAGAAAGCGTACCCTAGCACCAGGAGAAGAAGGCGTGGCAAAGAGGACAGCACAAACAGCTCCGAATGGAGCTATAGTCATTGATATCCCTTTCGGTGCCAATATTTGGTCTATCTTTCCTAGCATAGCCATTGCCGCAAATGCCCCTATTTTCAACGTACAGTAAATGCATTCTACCATTAGTAACGTAATATTCCCATATCAAGAATACTGTAATTAAAGTGTACAACTTTTAAGTAGTGTTACTACCCCTTAACCTTACCTGCAGAAGGCCAGAAAACGTCACTTAGTGCAGGAGCTTTGGAGCTCTTTTCCGGCATAAAACCATCCCATATTGCTGCACCTCCTGCTGACGCTCTAATTATGACCGAAGAAGAATCATTCTTTCTTTTAATCACTCTCCTATTTCCTAATATTCTTCTGTCATTCAAACCCAAGAAGGATCTCCCCACGCCTAGGACTGATCTGTTATCCCCAGAATCTTTTGAAGAATTCAATACAGAAAATGTGTGGAATGAAGAAAAAGACGTTGACGGCAACAAAATGCAATTATTAGCACGGAGATGAAGCTGCGCCGCCATTTTTGCTGTCACGACTTTGAAAGATCCTTTCTTATTCTACAATAAAGCATCAAGAAATTAAAGCAAAATGAGTAATTCTGGATTGtataatattttttgttttggtATAGAGGGTTATAACTTACAACAAAGATACCCCTTGGATGGCAAGTTGAAATTGGGAGGAGAGCCTGGGACGAAATAATTGGACCTCTTGAATACATTGAAGGGACGCCATGAACCCCAAGGGGTTGAAGTGGGGGTGGGGGATCCAGCTCAGCGTATGTTGTCCACTAGTGTTGATTTAAAAGTATTTCGGGGAGGAAACCGACCTTGGACTTTGGAAAAATATACAGTATAATCAATAATGAGAGCTAGTTTAACGAAGATATCATTGCATTATGCTAAAGGTTATTGGCTGGCCATTCTCTAATCAGAAAAGCCACCGTCTCCAGGAATGTTTCCTTAATTACCCGATCAACTTGTCATTGAATGTTTTATCTTGATTTACCATTTAATATGGTCAGATATTCTAATTAATCAAAGTTTCATTTTCCAACAACAGTTTGCCCAATTATATCTTACTTTTAAGTGGTCATTTCTAGGGGCATCAAAGGAACGGATTGACTTACATTTGACGAGTTGAAACAAGTAAAATATAATCAGTGAAAGAGTTGAATTATAATCTGCCCTAAAACAAATTTAGTTATCTGCCTTAAATAATAGGGAAAAGGTGTGCCCCACTATATAGTATATAGTTTCATTAGTCTCCCGTTATACATTTCGTTCAGATTCACCCCTACCGTTAACAAACTTTTTAAAATTGCCCTTAACCCTAACATCCCTCCATCGTGGCACCCAATCCTTCTATTAATTTTTTCACATCAGCTGCCATATTAGCAGGTCCCACGTTAAAATTAACCTCATCATCACACACCAGATTCCATAAACTTCATCTTCCTCTTTCAATCCAGAACAAATTCATCATTAAAGTAACATCCGGTGGTGGAGCCACATTGAAGCAAGGAGTGTCAAGCGACACCCCTTCACCGGAAAATTAAGCTATTTTgctagataattttttttattttatgtatatttactatacgttgactcCCCTTAACTTTTCGatgtatctaattatttataCTTTGACACCCTTTGATGAAAATTCGGTATCCGCCACTGCTAACATCCATTTTCAACCACCAAAGAATATCATTCGTTGCTCGCTCTCTAGAATAAAAGGATCATCCTCATTTGCTCATGAATTTTTAGCCATTACCTATTTCCCCACTTTGAGATatggaaaaaataatttattttaaaattccagGAATCTTCTCCACCCCATAGTTTTTCTTTCTCCTCAAACCCACTCCACATCGCTACACCTCACCGGAAAACTCACATGAACAGAAAGATTTTATTGGGGATAAAGTAAATATGAACCGACCAACAAAAGGAACAAACAAAACCCCAGATTTCTTCATCTTCTCGGAGTGGGACTTTCCGACCAAATAATATCTTAAATATTCCTCAAATCCTATTAGATTAAACACTCTTTATAGTACACTCTTCGGTAAAATTCTAgggatgaagaaaataaagaaaagaaaagaaaaggaataaaaatagaaGAACTGAGGTTTGAAAATTTAGAGTTTGGGTTTGAAAGTTTTTTGAATTAAGATTGCCTTCCCTGCAATCAGATCTGGGTTTTGAGAAAGTAGGGATTGTATAGGGAAAAATATGTCATGACACATGGCCGCTTAAAAAAAGGACACGTGGAACAGAAGATGGGGATGGCCACCGAACATAGCtgttccgcttgtcaccggaaggaataacgatcataaaaggagtattaaatgctttgcgcctagtaacatttaatacagaatattttgcaacattaaggatgatggcccattataaggaatttggcatttatatctaacgttacatcttcattactgaccctcataattgacattaaaggagggcatgatTCTAGGACCTCATTTCCTagacgtagctataaatagtgagctttgttatcattataaggacacgaattttatggctaacttacactacattctatacaatattttaatacaattttactttctcgctttttatcttattattattgtGCCCGGAAACCCTGTTCCCGGACTCATTAGCTCTGTCGttccatctacattctaaggctaagtattttatatttcatcagttatttcattactttttggatcaaattaattcacttgtctagaaaccacgaacaaattcaactgtacggCGCAGAAGCTTTGATACCAGTGGAAGTAGGAGAACTAACCTTAAGGTATTTCCAAGAGaatgaagaatcgaacaacaAAGCAATACTAATTAACTTGGAGCTACTCGAGGAACGCATGGACTTGACGCATGTCAAAATGGcggctcaaaagcagagaatggagcgatattataatcgaagagccaacctccgttatttcaaagtaggaaacTTGGTCTTGAGAAAGGTAACTCAAAACACCAAGGAACTCAATGCGGGCAAGTTAGGCCCAACATGGGAAGTcccttaccgggtttcagctatcactagaaaaggatcatacgagttggagagcCGGAACGGAGACAAGTTGcccaacaactggaacgtggctcacctcaaaagatattactgcTGACAAACAACAGTCAAatggaaagtatgtgctgcactattttttccttcgttcagtttttgacccaattgagtttttctgataaggtttttaacgaggcagcgacggaaagcatactacgaagacaacaatGATAAGACCTTTCATAACAAGGCACACGAACAAGTTTCCACTCGGggacgattagataatctttgctttgatagcaaattcccaccaggaagttaagtttgctaccgaacggAGGTTACCCGACTGTTTatgagcacaaaccactagaggactgttaggtattctttcgctcgttAGCATGGGTTCTTAAGGGAAAACAAGATATGCTGCTGAGTGAAgaattacctagcaattcattggtgggatcTTCAAAGATACAAAACTTTCAGTATTCCAATTCGCATTCGAATATTGGGGCagaatgatatgagaatacggcaacactgaatgccacgtcAACCGTGGGAACAAAAATTCGGGAATAGAATACATCATCGGGACCGGAGACTgcgcagccagccccgtagaaacaagttataCAAGATACCCACAAGTCATGGCAAGTTCTTTTCTGCATTGAAAAATTCTTACGTACTTTTGAAATTAGAAGGAattaaataaaatgaaatccttttgtttttatcttgtttcttgtatgAATGATGAGTTAATTTtgccatttgaaagttaaacaagtactgcaaatgttagtgccgtaatgaacaggagacgtcctcttcaagagcatcgTAAACATAAGAGTGCCCTCTCTTATAAagaccctcacgttaaagggtttaTTCCGGAAGAATCAATAACCGGAATCTAGAatgccatcggggaaaaatacacccgaagccacatacgaaaaagacgcaaaaagcaaacttgcgcaaatactcatGGAAACCCTCACGAAAAAAGGGATAATACTCAAAACCAAAGTGCCTCGAAGGAAAGGCATTCGATATTACACAAAATAAAGCGCGAACAGAACAACATGCGCAGAATACTTGAGCAAGTATgaaagttaaagacttgcatgaacattcaaatgaaagtaagactcaaatgatacttgagcaaaaatataTGATTTTATTTACAAAGACGCATCAAAATAATAAAGgtacaaaatagaaaaagaaagaaaaagctaaactgcagcgtCTCCGGAAttaggaggaagagaagtatcctcATCCCTGGGAGTAGTAGATGGTTCCACCGATGGCTCAATATTTTAACCAGCTTGGTCTTCGGTATCATCACCTTCCGATCCTTCTTCAGTTTCCAAAAACTCAGAACCagaatcagaagaacctggagcgACAGACTGTGCCGGGAGTCTATTTTTtacagccaactcaagctctcgggccttagcaatttcggcattaATGTCAATAATACCAgtcttggcctcttccaaggtttttctattcatgctatacatggaataagttttttcaacaatgagggaagccactcggtgcttgagttcttctttgagttgagtaacTTCTGCGAAAAGGTTTTCCCGGGCAGACCTAGAAGATTTGAGACTCAAGAACTTCGGCGGAAaggttttcctgtacttctcttctagctggaCATGTTTCGCTACCACAACAGAAAGCTCTTCACTTTTGGGGTTTAAGGTTGcctccaagttaatcactctttcagcgaaGGCAGCCTCACGATCGGTTGCAGCGAGAATGACGTTCTGGATTTCTGCCCATTTATCCTTGGCTTCATTAAATCTAACCCTCAATGACCCAATTTCTcagctaagggttaccacttcttgctcgctttgctgcaaacgagccttcAAAACAAAACCTTGGTAGCCTTGgtttccagttctgagaggcggAGAACAGTCTAGTCCCGTTCtgccaaaagctgatcccgttcagaaattagttcttccttctcatgaatcagcctttgaaggccctcaaaatcaagaaagttggcctacaaaacaagaagaggtaaaacttagagtacgTTTGctcaaagtagaagaaataatagAAGAAGAAAGGAACGTACCGATGCGGCGTTATGCATagaattgttcaacaaacactcccccGAGAGTGACTGAATCTTCTCCCAGTCTTTTTCTGAatccaaaggcttcagatagttagcaagctccaccggcctcGAAAGCAAGTTGCACCCGATGGAGACTGAAAGGGTAACACTCCCCCTCCTTtatggatcttcagaaggggcagcataattttgccccaaatttccATGAACTGTTGTGGAGGAGGGACACCTTCTCCATGGTCAGGTGCAAccgatggagatgatgtagcaaccgctgttggaagagtggatgaagatagaaatgatgtagcagttacTGATGATGGtaaaggtggagatgaagctgatggagttgaagaatgagaagcagctgcatcaaatgtaGTGCTAGTTATTTGATGCTCGCCAACCGAAGTCGGcacggacccggtactcagccccgcGGTATCGGTTACAGCAATTGGAACCCGAAAGCGGGAGTTAGCATATTCAGCtaaatcagattctccccaaagtgctgagACTTCATCGTCAGTTGGTACAATTgcctcaacaggtcgagcatcttgttgagatgatgaggatcatatccttctatgtaaagaagctctctcatcactagcttcttcatcatcatcgatcatcaCAGTGTTTATGACCGGCCtggaaggaggaccagtcaccatcgccaccggagatgactcgggggcatcaacctttgccctcttattctttgcCCCCGACCATagaggaacgtcttctctttggttgcttgttctctggccgGGGACTCCGTGAAGAAACATTTGCTCCCGAAGCAGGCCCGGAGAtgcctgttcgagtaagtgcctcctgaagcagcctcgccgcatcagTAGGGTCAACCAAAACATCCTCATCGGGAACATCAATTGAGCCAGTAtgtagacctaatttcatgaacaagtcagaagggttcaaccaagttcttcatatacaaaaaatGGAAACAAGGTAATTCAAAGTTACCATAATTTTTgaccttccacccatatttaagggACAGCTCTTTCCACAAATGAGTTTCGGGCGTTGTGATCTCCAAGATCTTCTGAACCAACCGGTCCAAGCCTTCTATCACCAATGGGATCCATCGAGTCGCTGTAACAAACGAAGTTTGAAAGATCAATACGAGCATAAAAGAATATTTAGTAGGAAAAAGTTTATTAAAGGGAACTTACGAGAGCGGTTCCAAGCAACTGAAAAGGATGAAACCGTTGTTGGAATAATGTCactggtggcaactgcaacgaactgttccatccacccacggtcattgtcgtcatccatgctagacagtaaagcatggtggccacgcttgtaaaggtttatcattcccccgtgGAAGATTTTAGGGGAATAAatattcatcatatgagctagggTTAGCTCCTCTACAATTTGTTGGCACAAATGCCGAAGGCAGGCGATCGTCCTCCACACTATAGGAGTTACATGTGCCAAGCAcacctggtagcgaaggcaaaactccgcaattatggaatcaagctctccgcttAAAGAAAACGCACTCAAAGTAAATGGATACATGAAGaaatatgtaaaaccttccttagGAAGGGTCACTCTCTCCGATAAATCAGGAGCAATAATATTTAACTCAGGGCAGCAGCAGTCCTCCTTtacagcaggaat
Encoded proteins:
- the LOC104114172 gene encoding uncharacterized protein, whose protein sequence is MYSRGPIISSQALLPISTCHPRGIFVNKKGSFKVVTAKMAAQLHLRANNCILLPSTSFSSFHTFSVLNSSKDSGDNRSVLGVGRSFLGLNDRRILGNRRVIKRKNDSSSVIIRASAGGAAIWDGFMPEKSSKAPALSDVFWPSAGAFAAMAMLGKIDQILAPKGISMTIAPFGAVCAVLFATPSSPGARKYNMFMAQIGCAAIGVLAFTILGPGWLARSTALSAAMAFMIYTRSVHPPAASLPLLFIDGAKLHQLNYWYVLFPGAAGCILLCLIQEMVCYLKENVKF